TTCACTTGCACTGGAACAAGTGGAGGTGGTTCCAGTTTAACTTGTTCCGCTGGTTTGACAGCGAACTTTTGCACCTTACCCAAAACGGGTTTGTCGGAGTCTGTATAATAAGAACTCATGCGCCAGTAATAAGTGCCAGGTTTTAACGCGGGAACGACGAAACTTTCTTCTTTCGAGAAACTTTGCGACGTCACTTTGTTTTTTAAGTTAGCGTCACTCCAAACTTCCAAAGTGGTTTGACGAGTGTCGTCTCCTTTTTGCCATTTAAAGGTCATATCAAAAGGTGTTGTTGTCGCTGGGATCTCTGCATCTGCCGTCGGAAAGACAACTGTCGGAGCATAACGGGCGACAACTTCTGTTTTATAGATCGGACTTTCAGCGACCACTTTCCCTTCTTTGGATGTCGCTACAAGTTTCCAGTAATGACGTCCGAAGGGAAGTGACGCCATTGTTTGATTTTGATTCAAAGGAGCTTTCACAAACTCTTTGAGAAGTTTACGACTGGGTCCCACCCACAACGACACTTGTGTGTTAGAAGGAAATCCCTGCCATTGGAAAGGAATTGGTTGCAAAGACTCTGCATCCATCGCGATAGGTTTTGCAGGGGATGGAGTCAAAATACGAATTTCAGAAGACGTTGAAGTCAGGTCTTTGCTTTGACCGTCGTTGCCTTTAATAGAAGCTTTACCTTCCAAGACTTGGACATCGACAGAATTACCGCGGCCTTTTGATAACGAAGCGGAAGCTTGCGAGAGATCGACTTTTCCATTCGCCGAATTTAAGACAAGGCCCGGAGCACCAGCTTCCGCGCCACCGGCTTTCGCATTGACGAACAAACTACCTTCCATCAAATCGAGAGCGATTTCGCCTTCGGATTTTTTAATCACGATAAGAGACTCTGGTTCCAAATCCAAATAACGATCTGAATCGACAAATTGAATACGCACTTCACCGCGCTCACTCGTACGAATGGCTTCACCGTTGTACAAAGGCTCACCCGTATTGACGAGTTGCCACAACAAGCGCGAAGCAGGACGACGTTGAATATCCTCAACAACTTTGCCAACATACGCCAAAGGTTTTTCATTTCCGTGAGATGAAATTCGATGATCGGAGGATTGATACCAATACCAGGTCACAGCAAAAACAGATGACGAGCTAAGTGCTGCGATAAGCAATCGTTTCCACTGTTTTTTCATCAATTCCTCCTCATGGTTTTTTCGGAGAAAATGTCGGGATATTTAATAGCGCTTAAGTCCAGGTCCGAGAGATTGTGGAAGATTTGTTCGGGCAGATGGTCTAGAGTCTTGCGATATGGACAATAACAAGAACTACATTACGCCCGAAGGTCTAGCAAAATTGAAAGCCGAGTACCATGAACTGATGCACGTGGAAAGACCGAAGCTTGTTGAGGTGGTTGCGTGGGCTGCGAGTAATGGCGATCGTTCTGAAAACGCAGATTATCAATACGGCAAACGTCGTTTGCGTGAAATTGATCGTCGCGTGCATTTTCTCACAAAAAGAATTGAAGACGCTGAAATAGTGGACCCTAAAACCATGCAAGGGAGCACTGTTCTTTTTAGTGCGACCGTGACTTTGGCGAATGAAGATGGCATTGAGGTGACTTATCAAATTGTAGGTGAGGATGAGTTCGATCCTAAACTCGGAAAGATTTCCTGGAAGTCTCCGGTGGCCAAAGCGCTTTTAGGAAAAAAGCTCGGAGATGAGGTTCGAATAGTCAAACCCGCCGGTGAAGAGTTCGTAACTATCGAGAATGTCGAGTATAAGTAAAATTTTCAGATTCTGTTAGGGTTCCGCCGGTTTTTATACATTTTTTGAAACTCGTTATGCATTAGAGATTGTATTTGTCCGCATTATTGAGGAGACTCCTCCGCAATGGAGGGGGATCCATGAAATTTGTTGCGAATTACGCACTAGCATTTTTAGCATTCACTGTTGTTTTTTCTTCTTTCAATTCTGCCGAGGCAAAACGCCGCAATCGCAAAGACCAAATCGAAAATTCAGATCAAAGTTCCAAGGAAGATTCTTCTTCTCAAGGGTCTCAAGCGGTCGATAACGGTGCAAATGATTCTGATATTGTTCGGGCTGTTAACGATCAACGCCGTGTAAACTTTGTTGAGGGCGGTGGCATGGTTGTGACGAAAGTTTTGCCTGACGACAACAATGGTTTAAAGCATCAAAAATGGGTTGTTCGTCTTTCTAATGGAAAGACCATGCAGGCTGTGTATAATTCAGACATGTGCCCTCGCGTACCGATCAAAGTAGGTGACGTGGTTGCGATGGGTGGAATGTTCCTTTGGACGAACACGGGAGCGCTTCTTCACTGGTTGCATCACGATCCTCGTGGCAATCGTCCAGACGGATACGTCTACGTCAACGGGAAGTACTATTGCAAAGATTAGAACTGAATCCATGTAAAGCACCTTTCTGGGCCGATAGCGGTCACAGTCAGACTTTATGGGCTCACTTCTTAAAATCTCCTGAACTCACACATTTAGGAAATAATTTTGAAGTCGATCTTCCTGACGGGGATCGACTTTCTTGTTTTTATCTTCCGGGTTCTTCAAATCTCGTGATCAGTCTTTATCATGGCCTTTCTGGTGACGTTCACGCCGATTATATGCAAAGAACTGCTTTGCTTTGTCAGAAGATGGGCCACACGGTGGTGCTGGTAAATCACCGCGGGGCAGGACCGGGTTCACCGGCAGCGAAACACCCTTATCATTCAGGGCGTGCTGAGGATATTTCAAAAGTTTTAGAAAAGTTAAGAACGATGTTTCCGAATAAGAAACAGATCACAGTGGGTTATTCCATGAGCGGAAACATTGTGCTGTGTTTGTTGGGCGGTTATCGCGGCAGCGTAAAACCCGATGGTGCTGTCACTATCAATGGTCCTTTGAATTTGCTGCGAGGATCACAACTTTTAAAAACCGGATTTAACCGCGTGTATGATATGCGTTTTGTTTTGCGTCTTCGTAAAACCATTGAGGATAAATATCGCCAAGGTTTGATTTCCGAGCGCTACAACATTCCGCCTTGGTCTACAGTGTGGGATATGGATCAAATCTACACGGCACCGGCTTCAGGATTTAGAGACCGTGAAGATTACTACCACAGTTGTTCTTCCATCCACTATCTTTCTCAGATTGACGTGCCAACTTATGTGCTAACGTCGCATGACGATCCGTTTGTTTCAGTTCACGATTATTTAAAAGCGCCGTTTTCAAAAACCACGCAAGTGCACATCGAACCGCGCGGAGGGCACCTTGGTTATTTGACAGGAAAACCAACGGTTCTAGGCTCGACACGTTGGATGGATTATTATCTGTTTGAAGCTTTTAAAGCTTTAGAAAATACTTTGTCTTAAGAGATGCCAACGTTCCCGCCAGTAAGAGTAAGACGCGGACGTCTTTCCTGAGTCATAAATCGGAATTTCTGTTTTCTTTAAACCCGCTTTGGCGATTTGTTTTTGCAGGTGGAGATGGAAGTACCAACCTTTGAGAGCGGCCGGGAAATTATTCACTCGCAACCAGGCTTCTTTTTTAAGCCCACCGATTTCACAAAGAGGATCGGCGACATGTTTTTCACGCTCATGCAAAATTCCGTTAAAGAGTCTTTCAAGACGGTGACGGCGCGAGTTTGAAGTTAAAAACGGACTGTCTTTTTTGCTCAGCCTTTGCCCCCAGCATATATCCAGCGTGGGCTCGCTCATCAGGTTCTGCAAAATTTTAAAAAGATCTCCCAGTGGAGTTGCAGTTGCTGGATCGGCAAGGATCAGATAATTTCCAGTGGCTTTATTCAAGCCTTGGCGCAGGCTTTCGGCGCGACCGAGATGCCGTGTGTTTTGCAAAAGCACGATCTGCTCTCGCTCACCGGATTCTTTTTGCG
This region of Bdellovibrio sp. BCCA genomic DNA includes:
- a CDS encoding fibronectin type III domain-containing protein, which codes for MKKQWKRLLIAALSSSSVFAVTWYWYQSSDHRISSHGNEKPLAYVGKVVEDIQRRPASRLLWQLVNTGEPLYNGEAIRTSERGEVRIQFVDSDRYLDLEPESLIVIKKSEGEIALDLMEGSLFVNAKAGGAEAGAPGLVLNSANGKVDLSQASASLSKGRGNSVDVQVLEGKASIKGNDGQSKDLTSTSSEIRILTPSPAKPIAMDAESLQPIPFQWQGFPSNTQVSLWVGPSRKLLKEFVKAPLNQNQTMASLPFGRHYWKLVATSKEGKVVAESPIYKTEVVARYAPTVVFPTADAEIPATTTPFDMTFKWQKGDDTRQTTLEVWSDANLKNKVTSQSFSKEESFVVPALKPGTYYWRMSSYYTDSDKPVLGKVQKFAVKPAEQVKLEPPPLVPVQVNFTIPETQVTQYYVESPRLGLSWKVDKADQVSLWRVKLMEENADPTTASSVEVKDTKLTTPVTKPGRYIASIEALNKDGQVLGTTTSQTLTVAPLPLLQAPDFVPAEGQLQASMDGRSQLEWSKIEGAKEYWLTISKDGKQLKRSKYTNNTTALKNLLPGEYEVQVSATDSYGRSSEPGPVRKLLVPDKSNVRAPTLKKIKVN
- the greB gene encoding transcription elongation factor GreB — protein: MDNNKNYITPEGLAKLKAEYHELMHVERPKLVEVVAWAASNGDRSENADYQYGKRRLREIDRRVHFLTKRIEDAEIVDPKTMQGSTVLFSATVTLANEDGIEVTYQIVGEDEFDPKLGKISWKSPVAKALLGKKLGDEVRIVKPAGEEFVTIENVEYK
- a CDS encoding DUF3465 domain-containing protein, translating into MKFVANYALAFLAFTVVFSSFNSAEAKRRNRKDQIENSDQSSKEDSSSQGSQAVDNGANDSDIVRAVNDQRRVNFVEGGGMVVTKVLPDDNNGLKHQKWVVRLSNGKTMQAVYNSDMCPRVPIKVGDVVAMGGMFLWTNTGALLHWLHHDPRGNRPDGYVYVNGKYYCKD
- a CDS encoding YheT family hydrolase, which produces MQRLELNPCKAPFWADSGHSQTLWAHFLKSPELTHLGNNFEVDLPDGDRLSCFYLPGSSNLVISLYHGLSGDVHADYMQRTALLCQKMGHTVVLVNHRGAGPGSPAAKHPYHSGRAEDISKVLEKLRTMFPNKKQITVGYSMSGNIVLCLLGGYRGSVKPDGAVTINGPLNLLRGSQLLKTGFNRVYDMRFVLRLRKTIEDKYRQGLISERYNIPPWSTVWDMDQIYTAPASGFRDREDYYHSCSSIHYLSQIDVPTYVLTSHDDPFVSVHDYLKAPFSKTTQVHIEPRGGHLGYLTGKPTVLGSTRWMDYYLFEAFKALENTLS
- a CDS encoding glycosyltransferase family 2 protein, yielding MESSVSTPHCSFVIYLDKDAAIIGPFLQDLRSFFQKFPLHYELVAVTEKKASECAQQLEQAQKESGEREQIVLLQNTRHLGRAESLRQGLNKATGNYLILADPATATPLGDLFKILQNLMSEPTLDICWGQRLSKKDSPFLTSNSRRHRLERLFNGILHEREKHVADPLCEIGGLKKEAWLRVNNFPAALKGWYFHLHLQKQIAKAGLKKTEIPIYDSGKTSASYSYWRERWHLLRQSIF